In Mixta intestinalis, the following are encoded in one genomic region:
- the hrpA gene encoding ATP-dependent RNA helicase HrpA, with product MSVESNASPLSPFWARLNQVTLRDRQRLQRRLHGAKKVKNPAAQQGIAEELEKEFALAEQRLQQRQAATPTVRFPENLPVSQKQQQIAEAIRDHQVVIVAGETGSGKTTQLPKICLTLGRGVKGLIGHTQPRRLAARTVANRIADELETSLGGCVGYKVRFNDQVSDTTQIKLMTDGILLAEIQQDRLLMQYDTIIIDEAHERSLNIDFLLGYLRELLPRRPDLKIIITSATIDPQRFSRHFNNAPVIEVSGRTYPVEVRYRPVVNDVEESDRDQLQAIFDAVDELGQESSGDILIFMSGEREIRDTADALSKRDLPHTEILPLYARLSNAEQNRVFQSHSGRRIVLATNVAETSLTVPGIKYVIDPGTARISRYSYRTKVQRLPIEPISQASANQRKGRCGRVSEGICIRLYSEEDFLSRPEFTDPEILRTNLASVILQMTALGLGDISAFPFVEAPDKRNIQDGVRLLEELGAIGEEEHGRYRLTPAGRQLAQLPVDPRLARMVLEAQKYGCVREVMIIVAALSIQDPRERPVEKQQAADEKHRRFADKESDFIAFVNLWNYLQEQQKALSGNAFRRLCKTDYLNYLRVREWQDIYTQLRQVVRELGMPVNSEPAPYREIHTALLTGLLSHIGLKDAEKQEYSGARNARFSIFPGSALFKKPPKWTMVAELVETSRLWGRIAARLDPEWIEPIAQHLLKRSYSEPHWEKAQGAVMAMEKVTLYGLPIVSARKVNYSKIDPALSRELFIRHALVEGDWQTRHAFFKANQKLRSEVEDLEHKTRRRDILVDDETLFAFYDSRVGHDVVSARHFDSWWKKASQQTPDLLNFDKEMLIKQGADSVSKLDYPNFWHQGNLKLRLSYQFEPGADADGVTVHIPLPLLNQVEERGFEWQIPGLRRELVVALIKSLPKPVRRNFVPAPNYAEAFLGRVTDSETPLLDALEREFRRMTGVTIDREAWQWDQVPDHLKMSFRVLDEHNRKLKEGKDLAALKASLKDKVQETLSKVADDGLEQSGLHIWSFGDLPTQFEQKRGNYSVKAWPALVDEKDSVAIRLFDSQHEQQKMMWRGQRRLLLLNIPSPIKYLHEKLPNKAKLGLYFNPYGKVLELIDDCISCGIDKLMAENGGPAWKEADFQQLHDKVRAGLNDTVVDIAKLVEQILTAVFNINKRLKGRVDMTMALGLSDVKAQMSGLVYRGFVTQNGWKRLPDTLRYLQAIERRLEKLPVDPHSDRARMLKVEQVQQAWQSWLNKLPPTRRDDEDVQEIRWMIEELRVSYFAQQLGTPYPISDKRILQAMEQIAA from the coding sequence ATGTCTGTGGAATCAAACGCATCGCCGCTGTCACCTTTCTGGGCGCGGCTGAATCAGGTTACGCTGCGCGATCGCCAGCGGCTGCAACGTCGCCTGCACGGCGCAAAAAAGGTAAAAAATCCTGCCGCACAGCAGGGCATTGCTGAAGAACTGGAAAAAGAGTTCGCGCTGGCGGAGCAGCGTCTGCAACAGCGTCAGGCGGCCACGCCCACCGTTCGCTTCCCGGAAAATCTGCCGGTCAGCCAGAAACAGCAACAGATTGCTGAGGCGATCCGCGATCATCAGGTGGTTATCGTTGCCGGGGAAACCGGTTCCGGTAAAACCACCCAGCTACCTAAAATTTGCCTGACGCTGGGGCGCGGGGTAAAAGGGCTGATCGGCCACACCCAGCCGCGTCGTCTGGCGGCACGTACCGTGGCGAACCGTATTGCCGACGAGCTGGAAACCTCGCTCGGCGGCTGCGTTGGCTACAAGGTGCGTTTTAACGATCAGGTTAGCGACACTACGCAGATCAAGCTAATGACCGACGGTATCCTGCTGGCGGAAATCCAGCAGGATCGCCTGTTAATGCAGTATGACACTATCATCATTGATGAGGCGCACGAGCGCAGCCTGAATATCGATTTCCTGCTTGGCTACCTGCGCGAGCTGCTGCCGCGTCGTCCCGATCTGAAAATTATCATCACTTCGGCGACCATCGATCCGCAGCGTTTTTCACGTCACTTCAATAATGCGCCGGTGATTGAGGTTTCAGGCCGCACTTATCCGGTTGAGGTGCGTTATCGCCCGGTAGTCAATGATGTGGAAGAGAGCGATCGCGATCAGCTGCAGGCGATTTTCGACGCGGTGGATGAGCTGGGGCAGGAGAGCAGCGGCGATATCCTGATTTTCATGAGCGGCGAGCGTGAAATCCGCGATACCGCCGATGCCCTGAGCAAGCGCGATCTGCCGCACACGGAGATTCTGCCGCTCTACGCGCGTCTGTCGAACGCCGAGCAGAACCGCGTCTTTCAGTCGCACAGCGGGCGGCGCATCGTACTGGCGACCAACGTTGCGGAAACCTCACTGACGGTGCCCGGTATCAAATATGTTATCGATCCCGGTACTGCGCGTATCAGCCGCTACAGCTATCGCACCAAGGTACAGCGTTTGCCGATTGAGCCGATATCGCAGGCCTCGGCCAACCAGCGTAAAGGGCGCTGCGGGCGCGTTTCCGAAGGTATCTGTATCCGTCTCTATTCCGAGGAAGATTTCTTAAGTCGCCCGGAATTTACCGATCCGGAAATCCTGCGCACCAACCTGGCCTCGGTTATCTTGCAGATGACGGCGCTCGGCCTCGGTGATATCAGCGCTTTTCCTTTTGTCGAAGCGCCGGATAAGCGCAACATTCAGGATGGCGTGCGGCTGCTGGAGGAGCTGGGTGCAATCGGTGAAGAGGAACATGGGCGCTATCGCCTGACGCCGGCGGGACGCCAGCTGGCGCAGCTGCCGGTCGATCCGCGACTGGCGCGTATGGTGCTGGAAGCGCAAAAATATGGCTGCGTGCGTGAAGTGATGATCATCGTTGCGGCGCTGTCGATTCAGGATCCGCGCGAACGTCCGGTAGAAAAGCAGCAGGCGGCAGATGAGAAACATCGTCGCTTCGCCGATAAAGAGTCGGACTTTATCGCCTTCGTTAACCTGTGGAACTATTTACAGGAGCAGCAAAAGGCGCTCTCCGGCAACGCCTTCCGCCGCCTGTGCAAAACCGATTATCTCAACTATCTGCGCGTGCGTGAGTGGCAGGATATCTACACCCAGCTGCGCCAGGTGGTCCGTGAACTGGGGATGCCGGTTAACAGCGAACCGGCACCTTACCGGGAGATACATACCGCGCTGCTGACCGGCCTGCTTTCCCATATCGGCCTGAAAGATGCCGAAAAGCAGGAGTACAGCGGCGCGCGCAACGCCCGTTTTTCTATCTTCCCTGGTTCGGCGCTGTTTAAAAAGCCGCCAAAGTGGACCATGGTGGCGGAGCTGGTGGAAACCAGCCGCCTGTGGGGACGTATCGCTGCGCGCCTCGACCCGGAATGGATTGAGCCGATTGCCCAGCATCTGCTGAAGCGCAGCTACAGCGAGCCGCACTGGGAGAAAGCGCAAGGCGCGGTGATGGCGATGGAGAAAGTGACGCTGTACGGCCTGCCGATCGTCAGCGCACGCAAGGTTAACTACAGCAAAATCGATCCGGCGCTGTCGCGCGAGCTGTTTATCCGGCATGCGCTGGTGGAGGGCGACTGGCAAACCCGGCACGCCTTCTTTAAGGCCAACCAGAAGCTGCGCAGCGAAGTGGAGGATCTGGAACATAAAACGCGCCGCCGCGATATTCTGGTGGATGACGAAACGCTGTTTGCCTTTTACGACAGCCGCGTAGGGCACGATGTGGTTTCCGCTCGCCACTTCGACAGCTGGTGGAAAAAGGCCAGCCAGCAGACGCCCGATCTGCTTAATTTCGATAAAGAGATGCTGATTAAGCAGGGAGCCGACAGCGTCAGCAAGCTGGACTACCCCAACTTCTGGCATCAGGGCAACCTTAAGCTGCGCCTCAGCTATCAGTTTGAGCCGGGCGCAGATGCGGATGGCGTTACCGTACATATTCCACTGCCGCTGCTGAATCAGGTTGAGGAGCGCGGCTTTGAATGGCAAATTCCCGGATTGCGCCGCGAGCTGGTGGTGGCGCTGATTAAGTCGCTGCCGAAACCGGTACGGCGTAATTTTGTCCCTGCGCCTAACTACGCCGAGGCGTTTTTAGGGCGCGTCACCGATAGTGAAACGCCGCTGCTGGATGCACTGGAACGTGAGTTTCGTCGTATGACCGGCGTGACGATTGACCGCGAGGCCTGGCAGTGGGATCAGGTGCCCGATCACCTGAAAATGTCGTTCCGCGTGCTGGATGAACACAACCGCAAGCTGAAAGAGGGCAAGGATCTCGCCGCGCTGAAGGCGTCGCTGAAAGATAAAGTGCAGGAAACGCTGTCGAAAGTTGCCGATGACGGGCTGGAGCAGAGCGGCCTGCATATCTGGAGCTTTGGCGATCTGCCCACGCAGTTTGAGCAGAAACGCGGCAACTACAGCGTCAAGGCCTGGCCGGCGCTGGTGGATGAGAAAGATAGCGTAGCGATCCGGCTGTTTGACAGCCAGCACGAGCAGCAGAAGATGATGTGGCGCGGTCAGCGGCGTTTGCTGTTGCTGAATATTCCGTCGCCGATTAAGTATCTGCATGAAAAATTGCCGAACAAGGCCAAGCTGGGGCTTTATTTTAACCCCTACGGTAAGGTACTGGAGCTGATTGATGACTGTATCAGCTGCGGTATCGATAAGCTGATGGCAGAAAACGGTGGCCCGGCCTGGAAGGAAGCGGATTTCCAGCAGCTGCATGATAAGGTGCGCGCCGGGCTGAACGATACCGTGGTGGACATCGCTAAGCTGGTGGAACAGATCCTGACGGCGGTGTTCAATATCAACAAGCGGCTGAAAGGGCGCGTGGATATGACGATGGCGCTGGGACTGTCCGATGTGAAGGCGCAAATGAGTGGCCTGGTGTATCGCGGCTTTGTGACGCAAAACGGCTGGAAGCGGCTGCCCGATACGCTGCGTTATTTACAGGCGATTGAGCGACGGCTGGAAAAACTGCCGGTCGATCCGCACAGCGATCGCGCGCGGATGTTAAAGGTGGAGCAGGTGCAGCAGGCGTGGCAGAGCTGGCTGAACAAGCTGCCGCCCACGCGGCGCGATGATGAAGATGTGCAGGAGATCCGCTGGATGATTGAAGAGCTGCGCGTCAGCTATTTTGCCCAGCAGCTCGGCACGCCTTATCCTATCTCCGATAAGCGCATTCTACAGGCAATGGAGCAGATCGCCGCCTGA
- a CDS encoding FMN-dependent NADH-azoreductase produces MSKVLILKSSILAGYSQSGQLADFYAEQAKANGDQVTVRDLAADPIPVLDGELVGALRPSDAALTPRQQDALALSDTLIAELNAHDVIVIAAPMYNFNIPTQLKNYFDLIARAGVTFRYTEAGPEGLVKGKRAVIISSRGGIHKDTPSDLLTPYVQLFLGFIGITDVNFVFAEGIAYGPEVATKATTEAKETLAQLANA; encoded by the coding sequence ATGAGCAAAGTATTAATTTTAAAATCAAGCATTCTTGCGGGTTATTCACAGTCAGGCCAGCTGGCAGATTTTTATGCTGAGCAGGCAAAAGCCAACGGTGACCAGGTAACGGTACGCGATCTGGCAGCCGACCCGATTCCGGTACTGGACGGTGAACTGGTAGGCGCGTTGCGTCCTTCCGATGCAGCCCTGACCCCGCGTCAGCAGGACGCGCTGGCGCTGTCAGATACGCTGATTGCGGAGCTGAACGCGCACGATGTGATTGTTATTGCGGCACCGATGTACAATTTCAATATCCCGACCCAGCTGAAAAACTACTTTGATCTGATCGCCCGCGCTGGCGTGACTTTCCGCTATACCGAAGCGGGTCCGGAAGGCCTGGTGAAAGGCAAACGTGCCGTGATTATCTCCAGCCGTGGCGGCATTCATAAAGATACCCCGTCCGATCTGCTGACGCCGTATGTACAGCTGTTCCTGGGCTTTATCGGCATTACCGACGTTAACTTTGTCTTCGCGGAAGGTATCGCCTACGGCCCGGAAGTGGCCACCAAAGCCACCACCGAAGCGAAAGAGACGCTGGCACAGCTGGCTAACGCCTGA
- a CDS encoding YdbL family protein — translation MKSWAKFCLLAVLVSPLAQALTLDEARQQGRVGETLSGYLAPRQQDKETLALVKQINQGREEHYQQIAQRNRLTTAEVARIAGEKLVQRAGQGEYVLGINGQWLKK, via the coding sequence ATGAAAAGCTGGGCCAAATTCTGTTTGCTGGCGGTGTTGGTATCGCCGCTGGCGCAGGCGCTGACGCTGGATGAGGCGCGTCAACAGGGGCGCGTGGGCGAAACGCTTAGCGGCTATCTGGCACCGCGTCAGCAGGATAAAGAGACGCTGGCGTTAGTGAAACAGATCAATCAGGGACGTGAGGAGCATTACCAGCAAATAGCGCAGCGTAATCGCTTAACCACGGCGGAGGTGGCACGGATTGCAGGGGAGAAGCTGGTGCAGCGCGCCGGGCAGGGGGAATATGTGCTCGGCATTAACGGGCAGTGGCTGAAAAAGTAA
- a CDS encoding YnbE family lipoprotein, whose product MKTNRLLLVCCGMLVGCVPRIEVAAPKEPITINMNVKIEHEIHIKVDKDVEALLKNQSNLF is encoded by the coding sequence ATGAAAACTAATCGGCTGCTGCTGGTCTGCTGCGGCATGTTGGTCGGTTGCGTACCGCGCATTGAGGTTGCTGCGCCGAAAGAACCGATCACTATCAATATGAACGTAAAAATCGAGCATGAGATCCACATCAAGGTTGATAAAGATGTGGAGGCGTTACTTAAGAATCAAAGCAATCTCTTCTGA
- a CDS encoding 2-hydroxyacid dehydrogenase — protein MKLAVYSTKQYDKKYLDHVNQHFGFEIEYFDFLLTERTAINAVNCEAVCIFVNDDASRPVLEILSAQGVKVIALRCAGFNNVDLEAAKELGMKVVRVPAYSPEAVAEHAVGMMMTLNRRIHRAYQRTRDANFSLEGLIGFNMHGRTAGVIGTGKIGIATLRILKGFGMRLLAFDPWPNPQALELGAEYVDIKTLFKESDVITLHCPLTPENHHLLNASAFSQMKDGVMIINTSRGGLIDSQAAIDALKQQKIGSLGMDVYENERDLFFEDKSNDVIQDDIFRRLSACHNVLFTGHQAFLTAEALTAISETTLSNLQQLKKGEACPNEVN, from the coding sequence ATGAAACTTGCGGTCTACAGCACCAAACAGTACGACAAGAAATATCTTGATCACGTCAACCAGCATTTTGGTTTCGAGATCGAATATTTCGATTTCTTGCTTACTGAGCGGACGGCGATCAACGCCGTTAACTGCGAAGCCGTTTGCATTTTTGTTAATGATGATGCCAGTCGCCCGGTACTGGAAATTCTTAGCGCCCAGGGCGTCAAAGTTATCGCGCTGCGCTGCGCCGGATTTAATAACGTCGATCTGGAGGCAGCGAAAGAGCTGGGCATGAAAGTGGTACGCGTACCGGCCTACTCGCCGGAGGCGGTGGCAGAACATGCGGTGGGCATGATGATGACGCTGAATCGACGCATTCATCGCGCCTATCAGCGTACCCGCGACGCTAACTTCTCGCTGGAGGGGCTGATCGGCTTTAACATGCATGGACGTACCGCTGGCGTCATCGGCACCGGTAAAATCGGCATTGCCACGCTGCGCATTCTGAAAGGCTTTGGTATGCGTCTGCTGGCGTTCGATCCCTGGCCTAACCCGCAGGCGCTGGAACTGGGTGCGGAATATGTCGACATCAAAACGCTGTTTAAAGAATCTGACGTAATTACGCTGCACTGTCCGCTAACGCCGGAAAACCATCATCTGTTGAATGCCAGTGCGTTCAGCCAGATGAAAGATGGCGTGATGATTATCAATACCAGCCGTGGCGGACTGATCGATTCTCAGGCGGCGATCGATGCGTTAAAACAGCAGAAGATTGGTTCGCTGGGGATGGACGTGTATGAGAACGAACGCGATCTGTTTTTTGAAGATAAGTCCAACGATGTCATTCAGGATGACATTTTCCGTCGGCTTTCCGCCTGCCACAACGTGCTGTTTACCGGTCATCAGGCGTTTTTGACCGCTGAGGCGTTAACCGCTATTTCGGAAACCACCTTGTCCAATCTTCAGCAGCTGAAGAAAGGTGAAGCCTGTCCGAACGAGGTTAACTGA
- a CDS encoding putative hemolysin translates to MKAATFLLAGAALLLSACSSSDDSEPPQQATAAHVQPRVSMSSLAESNCASAGGTLAFSRQLDGSSVGMCQLANGRRCSESALESGSCARF, encoded by the coding sequence ATGAAAGCAGCCACCTTTCTGCTTGCCGGCGCAGCGCTGTTGCTTTCCGCATGCAGCAGCAGCGACGATAGCGAACCGCCGCAGCAGGCTACCGCCGCACACGTTCAGCCCAGAGTGTCCATGTCTTCACTGGCAGAAAGCAATTGCGCCAGCGCTGGTGGAACACTGGCTTTTTCACGTCAGCTTGACGGCAGTAGCGTGGGGATGTGTCAGTTAGCGAATGGACGACGCTGTAGCGAAAGCGCGCTGGAAAGCGGCAGCTGCGCACGTTTCTGA
- the ttcA gene encoding tRNA 2-thiocytidine(32) synthetase TtcA: protein MQENQATNKKEQYNLNKLQKRLRRNVGEAIADFNMIEEGDRIMVCLSGGKDSYTLLEILRNLQQSAPVNFSLIAVNLDQKQPGFPEHVLPQYLESIGVEYKIVEENTYGIVKDKIPEGKTTCSLCSRLRRGILYRTATELGCTKIALGHHRDDILQTLFLNMFYGGKMKGMPPKLMSDDGKHIVIRPLAYCREKDIERFATARQYPIIPCNLCGSQPNLQRQVIAEMLRDWDKRYPGRIETMFSAMQNVVPSHLADTALFDFKGIQHGSEVVDGGDLAFDRETLPLQPVGWRQDEEEPAAGERLDIIEVK, encoded by the coding sequence ATGCAAGAAAATCAAGCAACAAACAAAAAAGAGCAGTACAACCTGAACAAGCTACAAAAGCGTTTACGCCGCAACGTGGGCGAAGCCATTGCCGATTTCAATATGATTGAAGAAGGCGATCGCATTATGGTCTGTCTGTCTGGCGGCAAGGACAGTTACACCCTGCTGGAGATTTTGCGTAATTTACAGCAAAGCGCGCCGGTCAATTTTTCGCTGATCGCGGTTAACCTCGATCAAAAACAGCCGGGTTTCCCGGAGCATGTGCTGCCGCAGTATCTGGAATCTATTGGCGTCGAATATAAAATCGTCGAAGAAAACACCTACGGCATCGTTAAAGATAAAATTCCGGAAGGCAAGACCACCTGCTCACTCTGCTCGCGCCTGCGCCGGGGTATCCTGTACCGCACCGCTACCGAACTGGGTTGCACCAAAATCGCGCTGGGACATCACCGCGACGATATCCTACAAACGCTGTTTTTAAATATGTTCTATGGCGGCAAAATGAAGGGGATGCCGCCGAAACTGATGAGCGACGATGGCAAACATATTGTGATTCGTCCACTGGCCTACTGCCGCGAGAAAGATATCGAACGCTTCGCTACTGCGCGTCAGTACCCGATTATTCCCTGCAACCTCTGTGGATCGCAGCCCAACCTGCAACGTCAGGTAATTGCCGAAATGCTGCGCGACTGGGACAAGCGTTATCCGGGACGTATCGAGACGATGTTCAGCGCGATGCAGAACGTGGTGCCTTCGCATCTGGCCGATACCGCGCTGTTTGATTTCAAAGGTATTCAGCACGGCAGCGAAGTGGTGGATGGCGGCGATCTCGCTTTCGATCGTGAAACGCTGCCGCTACAGCCGGTTGGCTGGCGGCAGGATGAAGAAGAGCCTGCCGCAGGCGAACGTCTCGACATTATCGAAGTAAAATAA
- the zntB gene encoding zinc transporter ZntB: MNVIEGKALQVSDAIIACQLDGQGGLIPIEDKDVIHCERPCWLHLNYTHKQSAEWLNSTPLIPDTVRDALAGDSLRPRVSRLGDGFMITLRSVNLNSDSRPDQLVAIRVFINDKLIVSTRRRKVYAIDEVLTELQNGNGPVDGGSWLVELCDVLTDHASEFIEDLQDKIIELEDALMDQSVPARGELALLRKQLIVMRRYMAPQRDVYARLASEKLGWMDDDERRRMQEISDRLGRGLDDLDASVARTAVLADEIASVMAEAMNRRTYTMSLLAMIFLPTTFLTGLFGVNLGGIPGAESHYGFAIFCLMLVLLVGVVALWLHKRKWL; encoded by the coding sequence GTGAACGTCATTGAAGGAAAAGCGCTACAGGTTTCAGATGCGATTATTGCCTGTCAGCTTGACGGACAGGGCGGGCTGATCCCGATTGAAGATAAAGATGTGATTCACTGTGAGCGCCCCTGCTGGCTGCACCTTAACTATACCCACAAGCAGAGCGCTGAATGGCTGAACTCAACGCCGCTAATCCCTGATACCGTGCGTGATGCGCTGGCGGGCGATAGTCTGCGCCCGCGCGTCAGTCGGCTGGGCGACGGCTTTATGATTACGCTGCGCAGCGTCAACCTGAACAGCGATTCACGTCCCGATCAGCTGGTCGCCATTCGGGTATTCATCAACGACAAACTGATTGTATCAACCCGCCGCCGTAAGGTTTACGCTATTGATGAGGTACTGACCGAGCTGCAAAACGGTAACGGACCGGTTGATGGCGGCAGTTGGCTGGTGGAGCTGTGCGATGTCCTGACCGATCACGCCAGCGAATTTATTGAAGATTTACAGGATAAAATCATTGAGCTGGAAGATGCGCTGATGGATCAAAGCGTACCGGCTCGTGGTGAACTGGCGCTGTTGCGCAAGCAGCTGATTGTTATGCGGCGCTATATGGCCCCGCAGCGTGATGTCTACGCACGGCTGGCAAGCGAAAAGCTGGGCTGGATGGATGACGATGAGCGGAGGCGTATGCAGGAGATATCCGACAGACTGGGGCGCGGGCTGGACGATCTCGACGCCAGCGTTGCGCGTACCGCGGTGCTGGCCGATGAAATCGCGTCGGTGATGGCGGAAGCGATGAACCGGCGCACCTATACTATGTCGCTGCTGGCGATGATCTTTCTTCCCACCACCTTTCTGACCGGTCTGTTTGGCGTCAATCTGGGCGGAATCCCCGGTGCCGAGAGTCATTATGGCTTTGCGATTTTCTGTCTGATGTTAGTGTTGTTGGTGGGTGTCGTTGCCCTGTGGTTGCACAAACGTAAGTGGTTATAA